From a single Syngnathus scovelli strain Florida chromosome 2, RoL_Ssco_1.2, whole genome shotgun sequence genomic region:
- the borcs6 gene encoding BLOC-1-related complex subunit 6, translating to MSRSPVIDTEVPEMANGVATPPSPENTPRVADSLNCVRPKENFPEKGSEDASHGHTENHVGAEIGVHERRCLDTEMGHYSPHSSHEMDLSPSEDTRTAHTDETVVCPAGLGAMWPLRQDRSGKALSEHSSWRGHPIGTEMDSGEEEKEKQDEEEDEKNDKKWRNESTGERKELESLRHYSSSAPGPSTSSPPPPPLLPSDDTPCPPHVMAQVWVRNVRGMQDSKSLDEISQACGGGAGARGAGRGGQSEGRRATISSALELEGTVSHEGDLTNFITKNLEQKIKMSSKPSLDCSDSDCSGPIYHSRGLSRRPADIPPIDPSVLVDLQKHTQEVARSVEVMMRSLNGTIQNMTALSVGYIQTYRDSVDSLGESVDMSIKGMYTLMARCEELDRSMRPIGILAAQIRDIKRTLDALEAICK from the exons ATGAGTCGCTCCCCTGTGATTGACACAGAGGTGCCAGAAATGGCAAATGGGGTAGCGACACCTCCCTCCCCGGAAAACACTCCTCGTGTCGCAGACTCGTTGAATTGTGTGCGGCCTAAAGAGAACTTTCCAGAAAAGGGGTCAGAGGATGCCTCCCACGGACACACAGAGAACCACGTGGGTGCAGAAATCGGAGTTCATGAGCGGCGTTGTTTGGACACAGAAATGGGTCATTATTCTCCACATTCATCTCATGAGATGGACCTCTCCCCCTCTGAGGACACACGCACTGCACACACTGACGAGACTGTTGTCTGTCCTGCGGGCTTGGGCGCTATGTGGCCTCTGCGGCAGGACCGCTCAGGGAAAGCGCTGTCCGAACATTCGTCTTGGAGAGGGCATCCAATCGGCACAGAGATGGACAGTggagaggaggagaaagagaaacaggatgaggaggaggatgagaagAATGACAAGAAATGGCGCAATGAGTCCACGGGAGAGAGAAAGGAGCTCGAG TCATTACGTCACTACTCCTCCTCAGCACCAGGTCCCAGCACCTCCTCCCCGCCGCCACCTCCTCTTCTCCCTTCCGACGACACCCCCTGCCCCCCTCACGTCATGGCCCAGGTGTGGGTCCGCAACGTTCGAGGGATGCAGGACAGCAAGAGCCTGGATGAGATCAGCCAAGCGTGTGGAG GTGGAGCAGGGGCCCGGGGGGCTGGCAGAGGCGGCCAATCCGAGGGTCGACGGGCAACCATCTCCTCAGCCCTGGAGCTGGAGGGCACAGTCAGCCATGAGGGAGACCTCACCAATTTCATTACCAAGAACCTGGAGCAGAAGATCAAGATGAGCTCAAAGCCCAGTCTGGACTGCAGTGACT CGGATTGTTCAGGTCCCATCTACCATAGCCGAGGGTTGTCACGACGACCAGCAGATATTCCGCCCATTGATCCGAGCGTCCTTGTCGACTTGCAGAAGCACACTCAAGAAGTGGCACGGAGTGTGGAAGTGATGATGCGCAGCCTCAATGGAACCATCCAGAAT ATGACGGCTCTGAGCGTGGGCTACATTCAGACATACAGAGACTCAGTGGACAGCCTGGGGGAGTCTGTGGACATGAGTATTAAG GGCATGTACACGCTGATGGCGCGTTGTGAGGAGTTGGACCGCTCCATGCGGCCCATCGGCATCCTGGCAGCGCAGATCCGAGACATCAAGCGGACCTTGGATGCGCTGGAGGCCATCTGCAAGTAA